The genomic stretch TCCAGGGCCTCCGGATACACATGTATCGCCGCCGGCACCTTGCCGGAGGCGCCCGACATACGGCCGTCGGTTACCAGCCCCACCTTGTAACCACGGTCCTGCAGCACCCCGAGATAGGGTGTGAGCTTGTGCAGCTCCGGCATGCCGTTGCTCCTGGGCCCCTGAAACCGGACAATCACAATGCAGTCCCGATCCAGATCGCCGGCCTCAAAGGCTGCCTTGAGTTCGTTCTGATCGTTGAATACCACCGCTGGCGCTTCCACCTTGCGATGCTCCGGCGCAACGGCCGACACTTTGATCACGCCGCGGCCGAGATTGCCGTCAAGCACTCGCAAGCCGCCATCGGGCGCAAAAGGTTCTGCCGCCGTACTGAGTACATCCGGGCGCAGGCTCTTTTCCGGAGCCGGTTTCCACACCAGCCTGTCGCCTTCCAGTTCCGGCATCTCGGTGTAGCGCTCCAGGCCATGCCCCACAACGGTGTTCACATCGTTGTGCAGGTACCCGCCACCCAACAGCTCCTTGATCAGGAAAGGTGTTCCACCCGCCTCGTGGAACGCATTTACATCTTCCTGACCATTAGGGTAGATCCGGGTCATGGAGGGGACCACCGATGAGAGCTCGGCGTAGTCGTTCCAGTCGATGATGATGCCCGCCGCCCGGGCAATGGCGATCCAGTGGATCGTGTGATTGGTGGAGCCGCCAGTGACCAGCAACGCCACCAGGGCGTTGACGATGCTCTTCTCATCCACCATGTCACCCAGCCCCAGCTCGCCGCCCTGGGGCTTGGACAGCCGGATCACCTGTTCCGTTGCCGCCCGGGTAAGCTGATCACGCAGCGGCGTATTGGGATTCACAAAGGCCGCCCCGGGCAGATGCAGGCCCATCACCTCTACCAGCAACTGGTTGCTGTTGGCGGTTCCATAGAAGGTACAGGTGCCCGGGCTGTGATAGGACTTGCTCTCCGCTTCAAGCAACTCGTCCTTGCCGACCTTGCCTTCAGCATAGAGCTGGCGGATGCGCTGCTTTTCCTTGTTAGGCAAGCCCGAGGGCAT from Marinobacter subterrani encodes the following:
- the edd gene encoding phosphogluconate dehydratase, giving the protein MHPTIDKVTQRIIERSRASRQDYLSRMSALKAQSPHRSSLSCGNLAHGFAACNQGDKDTLKLMNKANVAMVTAYNDMLSAHQPYEKFPDLIREAARGMGSVAQVAGGTPAMCDGVTQGQPGMELSLFSRDTIAMSTAVALSHNMFDATMLLGICDKIVPGLLIGSLSFGYLPTILVPAGPMPSGLPNKEKQRIRQLYAEGKVGKDELLEAESKSYHSPGTCTFYGTANSNQLLVEVMGLHLPGAAFVNPNTPLRDQLTRAATEQVIRLSKPQGGELGLGDMVDEKSIVNALVALLVTGGSTNHTIHWIAIARAAGIIIDWNDYAELSSVVPSMTRIYPNGQEDVNAFHEAGGTPFLIKELLGGGYLHNDVNTVVGHGLERYTEMPELEGDRLVWKPAPEKSLRPDVLSTAAEPFAPDGGLRVLDGNLGRGVIKVSAVAPEHRKVEAPAVVFNDQNELKAAFEAGDLDRDCIVIVRFQGPRSNGMPELHKLTPYLGVLQDRGYKVGLVTDGRMSGASGKVPAAIHVYPEALDGGPLAKVKAGDVVCLDAEQGVLSVRVDEQEFARRESEKADLTGYHQGYGRELFGWMRRAAGNPEEGASFFWNHDA